Proteins encoded together in one Impatiens glandulifera chromosome 1, dImpGla2.1, whole genome shotgun sequence window:
- the LOC124921184 gene encoding uncharacterized protein C9orf85 homolog: MSGGRKGPPVHANKFAWKPHAGVKINETEVGGRFRPFSEITGVCFRCKEQIDWKRKYGKYKVLKEPTKCQRCTKRAVRQAYHNLCHACAKEHKVCAKCCIQVGKIIGRDVTEVEAEQKLLDEGIKNARERDRRTLIRQMNKGKLAKNSAVTAEVSESLAAASLEENAEDDDEISSEDDDEDQISLKHMDKGKMPQTSAVTAETSEVSESLPAAASLEENAEDDDEFGSEDDDEDQISD, translated from the exons ATGAGCGGTGGTAGAAAAGGTCCGCCGGTTCACGCGAATAAATTTGCTTGGAAACCTCACGCCGGCGTCAAGATAAACGAAACT GAGGTCGGAGGAAGGTTCAGACCTTTTTCGGAGATAACAGGAGTCTGCTTCCGTTGCAAAGAACAGATTGATTGGAAGCGCAAATACGGCAAATACAAAGTCCTCAAAGAACCAACCAAATG TCAACGATGTACAAAGCGAGCTGTCCGTCAAGCTTATCACAATCTTTGCCATG CTTGTGCCAAGGAGCATAAGGTGTGTGCTAAGTGTTGTATCCAAGTTGGTAAAATTATTGGAAG AGACGTGACAGAAGTAGAGGCTGAACAAAAGTTACTTGATGAG GGAATTAAGAATGCTCGGGAGAGGGATCGAAGGACCCTTATTCGCCAG ATGAACAAAGGAAAATTGGCCAAGAATTCTGCTGTTACAGCTGAGGTTAGTGAATCACTTGCTGCTGCATCATTGGAGGAAAACGCAGAAGATGATGACGAAATCAGTagtgaagatgatgatgaagaccAGATTTCCTTAAAACAT ATGGACAAAGGAAAAATGCCCCAGACTTCTGCTGTTACAGCTGAGACCAGTGAGGTTAGTGAATCGTTACCTGCTGCTGCATCATTGGAGGAAAACGCAGAAGATGATGACGAGTTCGGTagtgaagatgatgatgaagaccAGATTTCGGACTGA